The genomic window GCCCTAGCAATAGCGACTCGCTGTTGTTGCCCTCCTGATAATTGAGAAGGTCTTCTATTCTCTAATCCTTCTAACCCTACTTCCTTTAAAATGGTCATAGTCTTTTCTAGGATTTCTTTTTTTTGAACGTTTTTAAGAGAAAGAGCTATGGAAACATTTTCATAGGCGGTTAATACAGGGATCAAATTAAAGGATTGAAATATAAAACCTAGATTATCACGACGAAAAGCAGTCATTTCTTTCAATGAAAACTTAACAATAGAATTACCATTTATAGTTATCAATCCATCTGTAACTGTATCAATACAGCCAACACAATTTAATAATGTAGTTTTGCCTGATCCTGAAGGCCCTGCTATAGAGATAAATGATCCTCTGGGGATATCCAGGGATATTCCCTTCAAAGCATGTACAGAAATATCTCCTGATTGGTAATTTTTAATAACATCTCTTATATGAATCATAACGAGACTCTCACTGTTGTACTAGGATAATTTCAATTATGAAACAGGTTATACTGAAATACAACTTCCATTTTTAACTATAAAAAAATAAAGGGTTCATCCTAAGAAGATGAACCCTCTTTTTTTGATCCGGCTTTTTTACTGTCGGTCACATAAAATCCACTACCCTTAAAAATAAGTCCCGATCCCCCTCCAATTAATCGTTTAACTGGATTATTACAGGTAGGACAAAGGGTAAGAGGATCATCAGACATACTTTGAAAGTATTCAAAATTTCCACACTCTGGACATTCATAATCATAGGTGGGCATTGAATAATCCTCCCTTATTAATGTGAAGTAATATATTGTTTTTTTACTGAAATGACAATATTCTAATAACCATCTATCCGTACTGAGACATCATGTTCATTAAGATAGTTCTTAATTGTAGGAATGCTATATTCATTATAGTGAACCATACTAGCAACTAAGGCCGCATCAGCTTTGCCTTCTGTTAAAATTTCTCGTAAATGCTCAGGCTTACCGGCCCCACCAGAAGCAACAACAGGTATACCGACATTCTCACTTATCATTCGTGTTAAATTAACTTCATATCCTGATTTTGTGCCATCAGCATCAATAGAGTTTAGAACTATTTCTCCAGCACCAAGAGATTCCGCATGTTTAGCCCAAGCTAAAGCATCCCATTTGGTTTGTGTCCGTCCTCCATTAATGACAACTCTGTATCCACTAGGCATACTAGTGTCTCTTAAGGCATCCATACCAAGAACTATACATTGTGCTCCAAATAAGTTGGCACCCTGCTCAATAATAGTAGGATTTTTTACAGCTTGAGAATTCAAACTAACTTTCTCAGCTCCTGCACCAATAACTTTTTTGATATCTTCAAGACTTCCTAAACCACCCCCAACACAGAAAGGAATAAATATTTCTTTAGCCACCTTAGACACTACATCAAGCATTATTCCTCTTTTTTCATTAGAAGCAGTTATATCATAGAAAACTAGTTCATCAATGCCTTCTTTATAATATTTAGCAGCCATCTCTACGGGATCACCAATATCAATATTTCCTTGGAATTTAATTCCCTTTGTTGTTTTCCCATTTCGTACATCTAAACAAACGACAATTCTTTTTTTAAACATTAGGATACCCGTTCTATAAAATTTTTTAGTAAACGAAGTCCAAGAGGTCCAGATTTTTCTGGGTGAAACTGTGTTGCTACCAAATTGTCCTTAATTAAACCACAGACAAAGGGCTCACTATAAATACTTTCTGCCAGTATATTTTGGGGATTAGTAGGTTTTGTGTAATAGGAATGTACAAAGAAAAAAGAACTATTTTGAGGAATTCCATAAAATAATTCATGATCTTTATCCCATTTAACAGAGTTCCAACCAATTTGAGGAACTTTAAAGCCTTCTTTTTTTTGAAATTTTATAGCTTTACCAGGTATCAAACCAAGACATTTTGTTTGTCTCTCATCGGAAGAATCAAGAAGGATCTGGGAACCAATACAGATACCGAGAATGGGCTTTCCAATCTTGTGAGAGTTAGTAATAAACTCATCCATACCTCTTGATCTTAAATTCTCCATAGCACTCTTTGCTTCCCCAACACCCGGGAAAATAATCTTATCCACTTGAGATAATTCTTCTGGTTTGTCACTAATTAAGAAATCAACACCTAAATGCTGGAGGGCTGTCTCTACACTTTTTAAATTTCCTGCATCATAATCAATTACTCCGATGCGCATTATCCCCCTCCTTATTGTTTGAATAAACTATCTGTTATTGTAATGAAATCAATATCAACACCAGCAATGATAAGAAAGTTATCCTTTACACTGTATTTAATACCTTCTTCACTTACTTTAGCAAAATTAAAGAGTTCTAGTATACTAGGCAAGGCAATACGCGCCAGTGTTTTTGCACCACTAGCCTGTTTTTCTGTCTTAAACTCTATCCATATGGACTGAGTAGTAGGCATGGCTAGACCATTACCAAAGGCACCAAAAGACACACTATTATTAAAAAGTGGCATCATACCTAAAGAGCCAATAATAGAATCTACATTATACTGTAAAATCCACTTAGCATTTTCAACACCCAATCCCACTGGAGTATGTGCTTCCACTAGTAGTCCTGTTTGTGCAAACTTATAACTAACATCGTTAGAAACAATAAGATTTCTATTATTTATACGTTTTAGATAAAGCTTGGAATTCTCATTGTACCAAAGATTATTATCAGTTTTTGACCACTGACTATCCCAAAATAATAACCAGGATAAGGCCCAGCCAGGATAATTACCTAATAATTGCATCTCCCATCGACCTTGTTGATAATACATCCTAACATTATTAGTTCTCTTAATTACTTTATTTATGTCAGACCCAGCGAAAAGTTCAGTAATTGTATCTCTGTCCCCATCAATATCTATGAATACATTAGATTCATAGTTAGAAGGACTTAATAGAAAGGAGTTAGTTTCTGTATGGTTTACTTTCAGTTCTGAATTGTTACCCACAGAAGTACAGCTATTTAAAAGTAAAATAGTTATAGCGACCAGAATGATTTCTGATCGCTTTATGTTTTTTCTTAACACATATTATTCCTTTACTAAATCAATAAAGGCTTCATCATCTCCGACTTGTACAGAAACTGCAGTAGCTGACTTATTCCAACTCCAATCAGCTCCCAATATTTCACCAAGGAAATAACCTTCAAACTCATTAACAGCATCCTGTAATAGTTCAGGCCCCACAAAAGAAACATTGATTCGATCAGTAACCTGTAAATCCCGTTCTTTTCGGAGATTTTGAAATCCTCTTACTAAGTCACGGACCAGACCTTCTTTTAACAACTCATCGGTAATATCAGGATCAAGTGCAACTGTGAGAGAACCTTCGTTCAACACCTTTAGGTTTTCCTTTTCTGTTCTAATTACAATCACACTGTCTTTGGTTAGGTCGACACTTCTATTGGTTAGATCAATACTTAAAGTAGCCCCTTCTAGAAGACTTTGAATTTCCTCTCCCTTAAGGGTTTCTATTTTTGCAGCTGCCTCTTTCATGTCTTTACCAAGCTGTTTACCAAGAACTTTAAAGTTTGCTTTCGCAGAATACTCTACAAGTTCATCTTCATTTTCTCGGTAAATAACTTCTTTAACATTTAATTCTTCAGAGATAATATCTTCCATTTCTCTAAGAATAGACCTTTCCTTCATATCCTTTGTAACTAGATGTAATGCTTTCAAAGGCTGTCTAATTTTTAAGTTATGTAGGCTCCTAATAGCACGTCCCATAGATACAGTTTGTCTTGTCACGGACATTTTCTTTTCAAGGTTCACATCTCTATAGCTTGTATTGACTGTTGGAAAGTCTTGTAAGTGTATACTAAGAGGCATATCTGAAGTTCGAAGATTTTGATAAATGGCTTCTGTGATAAAAGGAACAATGGGACAGGCGACAGTGATTACTTTCATTAACACATAATATAGAGTTTCATATGCCTGAAATTTATCTTTGTCATTCTCAGATTTCCAAAATCTACGTCTACTTCTTCTAATATACCAGTTATTAAGACTATCAATAAAATCAACTATTGGAGATAACGCCTTTTGAATTTCCAATTTAGCCATATTTTCTTCAAATACTTCCAATAGTTTTTCAGACTCACTAAGAATCCAACAATCTAATGGATTATCAGGTAACTCTGTTAGTCCTTTGGGCACGAATCCATCAATATTAGCATAAGTCACAAAAAAGCTATAAGCATTCCATAAAGGCAATATAGTACTTTTTAGACTATCTTTGACACCATCATCAGAATATTTAAGATCATCAGCTCTTACTACTGCAGAATCCATTAAATACAAACGAAGAGCATCTGCTCCAAATTTATTTATAACCTGAACAGGGTCTGTAAAGTTCCTTTCTGATTTGGACATCTTTTTTCCATCTTCCGCTAAGACCAATCCACTAACAATAACATTTTGGAAAGCGGGTGAATCAAAAAGAGCAGCAGCTAATATGGTTAAGGTGTAAAACCAGCCTCTTGTTTGGTCTAAACCTTCATTAATGAAATTAGCAGGGAAATTCTTTTCAAATCTTTCTTTATTTTCAAAAGGATAATGTACTTGAGCGTAAGGCATAGACCCTGATTCAAACCAGCAATCTAATACATCAGGAACTCTCCTGAACGTTCCCCCAGAAGAACCTTCCCAAGTAATTTCATCAACAAAATGCTTGTGAAGATCTTTTGGTCGTTGTCCTGAGTACTTTTCTAGTTCATCTAGACTTCCGATACATATCATTTCCCCAGTTTCATCGTTTTTCCAAACAGGAATGGGATTGCCCCAATAACGACTTCTACCAATGGACCATTCTCTGGCATTCTCAAGCCATTTACCAAAACGACCTTTCTGTATGTGATCTGGCATCCATCTTATCTGGTCATTGGCTTTAAGCATTTTATCTTTAATTTTTTCAACATCGACAAACCAGGAAGATATAGCTCTATATATTAAGGGACCTTTAGTTCTATAACAATGAGGATAATTGTGAAGGTAGTTTTCTCGTTTTATGAGTTTGCCTTCTTCTCTTAATCGTTTGATGATAGCATTGTCTGCATCTTTAACGAATATGCCCTTATATTCAGGAACTTCATCTGTAAATTTACATTCCGCATCAATAGGACATACGACAGGAACACCAGACCCTTTCATGATTCTGTTATCATCCTCTCCAAATCCTGGAGCTGTGTGTACTATACCTGTACCATCTTCGATAGTTACATATTCATCGACATATGTTCGAAAGGCGCCCTGTTCCTTGAGATCTGCAAAATAAGGCATAAGAGGTTCATAACTCATTCCTTTGAGATCTATACCTTTATATTTATCAACAATTTCATAATCTGCAGGATCTTTATAATAAGCATTTAAACGAGCTTCTGCTAAAATATAGTAATCTTTTCCATCCTTTACTTTTACGTAATCAATATCCGGGCCAAAGCAAAGTCCAAGATTTGAAGGCAGAGTCCATGGAGTCGTGGTCCAAGCTAGGAAATAAGTATTATCCTGCCCATCGACTTTAAATCTAATTGTAACAGCGGGATCTGTTACTTCCTTATATCCACCTAAATTTACCTCAAAATTAGATAATACTGTGGATAATTTAGGACTATAGGCATGAATAGAATGTCCTTCGTAAACTAGTCCTTTGTCCCATAATTGCTTAACTACCCACCAAATGGATTCCATATACTCAGGATCCATCGTTTTGTAATCATTTTCAAAATCAACCCAACGTCCCATTCTTCCAACTATCTTTTCCCATTCGGAAGTATATCTTAGAACAATTGAACGACAATTTTCATTGAATTTTGCGATTCCATATTCTTCAATTTGAGATTTGCCACTAATACCTAACTGTTTCTCCATCTCGAACTCGACAGGTAATCCATGACAATCCCAACCAAAACGACGCTCAACTCTTTTGCCTTTCATCGTATAGTAACGTGGAAATATGTCTTTTATGGTACCAGGAACGAAGTGACCAAAGTGTGGCAATCCAGTTGCAAATGGAGGTCCGTCAAAAAAGACATACTCCTCTGAACCTTCTCTTTGATCCAAAGATTTTTTGAAAATTTTGTTTTCTTCCCAAAATTTTAGAATGCTTTCTTCAAGCTGGGGAAAGCTGACTTTGGGATCTGCTGGTTTAAACAAACTCATCCTCCTGGCGAATTTTAACTTAACCGTAATATTAGAAATAATGAATTATGCTGTCAAGTTAGGTTATTCTTAGAAAACTCTGGTTTTTTCCCCTACAAGCTTCTACTATTTAAACTGTCACACTTAATGATAAGAGGAACTAATGATTAAGGTACGGAAATATAAAGATCTTCGATTAGAACCTGGGAATCCCTATTTATTGGGTGCAACCTCTGATCATAGGGGTTGTAACTTTGCAATTTTCACAAAAAATGGTACAGCTGTCACATTGCATCTATTTAGTAATATAAAAGATCATCTACCTAGCTATTCAATTCCCTTAGATTCTGAAGTAAATAAGACTGGTGATGTTTGGCACATATATATACGTGGGATAAAGACAGGTCAACTGTATGGCTATACAGTGAATGGACCATTTAGTCCTGAACCTGAAGGGCATCGTTTTGATAAAACAAAATTTCTATTGGATCCATATGCAAAAGCTGTTACAGGAGAGTACTTATGGAATCCAGAAGAACAAAAGGATGTACAAAATAGTATAAGTTATTCTCACTCAGGTAAGGGCGTAGTAATTGATCCTCTTGAGTTCAATTGGGAAGATGATAAACCTTTACATATTCCCTTAAAAGATGCAGTTATTTATGAAATGCATATCAGAGCTTTTACTCAAGACCCTTCTAGCGGTGTAAAACACAAAGGAACATATCTTGGTATTATTGAGAAAATCTCATACCTAAAGCAATTGGGAATTAATACAGTAGAGTTTTTACCTGTACATGAATTTAATCACAAGGAGAATATTAGAAAAAACCCAGAAACGGGAGAGCAATTGTATAATTTCTGGGGATACAGTACTTTGAGTTTCTTTGCCCCTGACTCATGGTTTGCAACCGTTGATGATGGTCTAACAGCTGTTAAAGAGTTTAAAACTATGATTAAGGCTCTTCATAAAGCAGGCATACAAGTCTTGTTAGACGTTGTATACAACCATACAGGAGAAGGTAATGAATTAGGACCAACCCATAGTTTTAGAGGTTTTGACAACTCTATTTATTATATGCTAGAAGAGGGAAAGTACTATAAAAATTATTCCGGATGTGGCAA from Spirochaeta cellobiosiphila DSM 17781 includes these protein-coding regions:
- a CDS encoding ABC transporter ATP-binding protein; amino-acid sequence: MIHIRDVIKNYQSGDISVHALKGISLDIPRGSFISIAGPSGSGKTTLLNCVGCIDTVTDGLITINGNSIVKFSLKEMTAFRRDNLGFIFQSFNLIPVLTAYENVSIALSLKNVQKKEILEKTMTILKEVGLEGLENRRPSQLSGGQQQRVAIARALVKEPSLILADEPTANLDSNTGSEILDLMRNINLKYKTTFIFSTHDLMVMERADKVINLHDGLIVPEAENGSSDIY
- a CDS encoding FmdB family zinc ribbon protein, producing the protein MPTYDYECPECGNFEYFQSMSDDPLTLCPTCNNPVKRLIGGGSGLIFKGSGFYVTDSKKAGSKKEGSSS
- the hisF gene encoding imidazole glycerol phosphate synthase subunit HisF encodes the protein MFKKRIVVCLDVRNGKTTKGIKFQGNIDIGDPVEMAAKYYKEGIDELVFYDITASNEKRGIMLDVVSKVAKEIFIPFCVGGGLGSLEDIKKVIGAGAEKVSLNSQAVKNPTIIEQGANLFGAQCIVLGMDALRDTSMPSGYRVVINGGRTQTKWDALAWAKHAESLGAGEIVLNSIDADGTKSGYEVNLTRMISENVGIPVVASGGAGKPEHLREILTEGKADAALVASMVHYNEYSIPTIKNYLNEHDVSVRIDGY
- the hisH gene encoding imidazole glycerol phosphate synthase subunit HisH, producing MRIGVIDYDAGNLKSVETALQHLGVDFLISDKPEELSQVDKIIFPGVGEAKSAMENLRSRGMDEFITNSHKIGKPILGICIGSQILLDSSDERQTKCLGLIPGKAIKFQKKEGFKVPQIGWNSVKWDKDHELFYGIPQNSSFFFVHSYYTKPTNPQNILAESIYSEPFVCGLIKDNLVATQFHPEKSGPLGLRLLKNFIERVS
- the ileS gene encoding isoleucine--tRNA ligase; translation: MFKPADPKVSFPQLEESILKFWEENKIFKKSLDQREGSEEYVFFDGPPFATGLPHFGHFVPGTIKDIFPRYYTMKGKRVERRFGWDCHGLPVEFEMEKQLGISGKSQIEEYGIAKFNENCRSIVLRYTSEWEKIVGRMGRWVDFENDYKTMDPEYMESIWWVVKQLWDKGLVYEGHSIHAYSPKLSTVLSNFEVNLGGYKEVTDPAVTIRFKVDGQDNTYFLAWTTTPWTLPSNLGLCFGPDIDYVKVKDGKDYYILAEARLNAYYKDPADYEIVDKYKGIDLKGMSYEPLMPYFADLKEQGAFRTYVDEYVTIEDGTGIVHTAPGFGEDDNRIMKGSGVPVVCPIDAECKFTDEVPEYKGIFVKDADNAIIKRLREEGKLIKRENYLHNYPHCYRTKGPLIYRAISSWFVDVEKIKDKMLKANDQIRWMPDHIQKGRFGKWLENAREWSIGRSRYWGNPIPVWKNDETGEMICIGSLDELEKYSGQRPKDLHKHFVDEITWEGSSGGTFRRVPDVLDCWFESGSMPYAQVHYPFENKERFEKNFPANFINEGLDQTRGWFYTLTILAAALFDSPAFQNVIVSGLVLAEDGKKMSKSERNFTDPVQVINKFGADALRLYLMDSAVVRADDLKYSDDGVKDSLKSTILPLWNAYSFFVTYANIDGFVPKGLTELPDNPLDCWILSESEKLLEVFEENMAKLEIQKALSPIVDFIDSLNNWYIRRSRRRFWKSENDKDKFQAYETLYYVLMKVITVACPIVPFITEAIYQNLRTSDMPLSIHLQDFPTVNTSYRDVNLEKKMSVTRQTVSMGRAIRSLHNLKIRQPLKALHLVTKDMKERSILREMEDIISEELNVKEVIYRENEDELVEYSAKANFKVLGKQLGKDMKEAAAKIETLKGEEIQSLLEGATLSIDLTNRSVDLTKDSVIVIRTEKENLKVLNEGSLTVALDPDITDELLKEGLVRDLVRGFQNLRKERDLQVTDRINVSFVGPELLQDAVNEFEGYFLGEILGADWSWNKSATAVSVQVGDDEAFIDLVKE